The following are encoded together in the Triticum dicoccoides isolate Atlit2015 ecotype Zavitan chromosome 6B, WEW_v2.0, whole genome shotgun sequence genome:
- the LOC119323879 gene encoding protein LOW PSII ACCUMULATION 3, chloroplastic-like isoform X3 encodes MAMATNYSISNAPFTFKPFAPHKQVPNWRFPTISSGDGGGSIFTISRRNLRTWFHVCAVTGDRSTRDVFSANFPSDYTELIVQAKEATESAFKDGKQLLEIEFPTAGLQSVPGDGEGGIEMTGSMLLIREFCDRFVPAEKVTRTRIFFPEAKEVTFARQSTFEGCSLKLDYLTKPSLFEDFGFTTKVKMADRVRPEDEIFLVAYPYFNVNEMLVVEELYKEAVLNTERKMIIFNGELDRIRSGYYPPFFYPKLGELSKTFLPKLETIYYIHNFKGSKGGALFRCYPGPWKVLRKVGGSFVCLHEQEEMPSLKEVALNILPSA; translated from the exons ATGGCCATGGCAACCAATTATTCAATCTCCAACGCACCATTTACCTTTAAACCATTTGCCCCGCATAAACAA GTTCCAAATTGGAGATTTCCTACAATTAGCAGTGGTGATGGTGGTGGGAGCATTTTCACTATATCAAGGAGGAATTTAAGAACTTGGTTCCATGTCTGCGCTGTCACTGGGGACCGGAGCACCCGCGACGTCTTCAGTGCAAATTTCCCAAGCGATTACACAGAACTCATAGTGCAG GCTAAAGAAGCTACAGAATCAGCTTTTAAGGATGGAAAACAGCTATTG GAAATAGAGTTTCCTACAGCAGGACTACAATCTGTACCAG GCGATGGCGAAGGTGGAATCGAGATGACAGGAAGCATGCTTCTCATTAGAGAATTTTGCGATCGCTTCGTACCTGCAGAGAAAGTTACCAGGACCAGAATT TTCTTCCCTGAGGCAAAAGAGGTTACTTTTGCGAGACAGTCAACTTTTGAAGGGTGTTCATTGAAATTAGATTACCTAACAAAACCATCCTTATTCGAAGATTTTGGTTTTACGACGAAGGTCAAAATGGCAGACCGTGTGCGGCCTGAAGACGAGATATTCCTTGTGGCCTATCCCTATTTCAATGTCAATG AAATGCTTGTGGTGGAAGAGCTTTACAAGGAAGCAGTTCTTAATACAGAACGGAAAATGATTATCTTCAATGGAGAACTAGATCGGATAAGAAGTGGAT ATTACCCGCCCTTTTTCTATCCAAAGTTGGGTGAACTTTCCAAGACCTTTCTTCCGAAACTGGAGACCATTTACTATATTCACAATTTTAAAGGATCCAAAGGGGGAGCACTTTTCAG GTGTTACCCTGGCCCTTGGAAGGTGCTGAGAAAAGTAGGTGGCAGCTTTGTCTGTTTACATGAACAAGAGGAGATGCCATCACTGAAAGAAGTGGCCCTCAACATACTTCCTTCTGCCTGA